The following coding sequences are from one Equus caballus isolate H_3958 breed thoroughbred chromosome 27, TB-T2T, whole genome shotgun sequence window:
- the CASP3 gene encoding caspase-3 isoform X1 — protein sequence MENSKISVDSKSIKNSETKILHGSKSMDSGISLDSSYKMDYPEMGLCIIINNKNFHKSTGMASRSGTDVDAANLRETFTNLKYEVRNKNDLTGEEIVALMRSVSKEDHSKRSSFICVLLSHGEEGIIFGTNGPIDLKKLTCFFKGDCCRSLAGKPKLFIIQACRGTELDSGIETDSGIEDDMACQKIPVEADFLYAYSTAPGYYSWRNSKDGSWFIQSLCAMLKLYAHKLELMHILTRVNRKVAMEFESYCLDPTFHGKKQIPCIVSMLTKELYFYH from the exons ATGGAGAACTCTAAAATCTCAGTGGATTCAAAATCCATTAAAAATTCAGAAAC AAAGATCTTACATGGAAGCAAGTCAATGGACTCTGGAATATCCTTGGACAGTAGTTACAAAATGGATTATCCTGAAATGGGGTTATGTATAATAATCAATAATAAGAACTTTCATAAAAGTACTG GAATGGCATCCCGGTCTGGTACAGATGTGGATGCAGCAAACCTCAGGGAAACATTCACAAACTTGAAATACGAAGTCAGGAATAAAAATGATCTTACCGGCGAAGAAATTGTGGCATTGATGCGCAGTG TTTCTAAAGAAGATCATAGCAAAAGGAGCAGTTTTATTTGCGTGCTTCTAAGCCATGGTGAAGAAGGAATAATTTTTGGAACAAATGGACCTATTGACCTGAAAAAATTAACATGTTTCTTCAAAGGGGATTGTTGCAGAAGTCTAGCTGGAAAACCCAAACTTTTCATTATTCAG GCCTGCCGAGGTACAGAACTGGACAGTGGTATTGAGACCGACAGTGGTATTGAGGATGACATGGCATGTCAGAAAATCCCAGTTGAGGCAGACTTCCTGTATGCGTATTCCACAGCACCTG GTTACTATTCCTGGCGAAATTCGAAGGACGGATCCTGGTTCATCCAGTCGCTTTGTGCTATGCTGAAGCTGTACGCCCACAAGCTTGAGCTTATGCATATCCTCACTCGGGTTAACCGCAAGGTAGCCATGGAATTTGAGTCCTATTGCCTTGACCCTACTTTTCATGGAAAGAAACAGATTCCGTGTATTGTTTCTATGCTCACAAAAGAACTGTATTTTTATCACTAA
- the CASP3 gene encoding caspase-3 isoform X2: protein MENSKISVDSKSIKNSETKILHGSKSMDSGISLDSSYKMDYPEMGLCIIINNKNFHKSTGMASRSGTDVDAANLRETFTNLKYEVRNKNDLTGEEIVALMRSVSKEDHSKRSSFICVLLSHGEEGIIFGTNGPIDLKKLTCFFKGDCCRSLAGKPKLFIIQVTIPGEIRRTDPGSSSRFVLC from the exons ATGGAGAACTCTAAAATCTCAGTGGATTCAAAATCCATTAAAAATTCAGAAAC AAAGATCTTACATGGAAGCAAGTCAATGGACTCTGGAATATCCTTGGACAGTAGTTACAAAATGGATTATCCTGAAATGGGGTTATGTATAATAATCAATAATAAGAACTTTCATAAAAGTACTG GAATGGCATCCCGGTCTGGTACAGATGTGGATGCAGCAAACCTCAGGGAAACATTCACAAACTTGAAATACGAAGTCAGGAATAAAAATGATCTTACCGGCGAAGAAATTGTGGCATTGATGCGCAGTG TTTCTAAAGAAGATCATAGCAAAAGGAGCAGTTTTATTTGCGTGCTTCTAAGCCATGGTGAAGAAGGAATAATTTTTGGAACAAATGGACCTATTGACCTGAAAAAATTAACATGTTTCTTCAAAGGGGATTGTTGCAGAAGTCTAGCTGGAAAACCCAAACTTTTCATTATTCAG GTTACTATTCCTGGCGAAATTCGAAGGACGGATCCTGGTTCATCCAGTCGCTTTGTGCTATGCTGA